The Dokdonia donghaensis DSW-1 DNA window TCAATAACCCAGATACTGCAGAGCGATTATATACCCTTCTAGAAGAGCATAATATGGCAAATGTCCTGGTAGACACTGCAGGAAGGCGAGACATTATGCATATGAGGTTAACAAATGGAGAGGCCTTTATACGTTATGTAGGGGCAAATCATCCTAGTGACTATGCACGACTAGATGCTTGGGTAGAGCGACTTACTTACTGGGTGAGTCTTGGCCTACGTAAAATCCATTTTTTTATACATCAAAACATCGAGCAGGAGTCCACCTTACTATCTGCCTATTTTATAGAGCGACTCAACCCTGCGTTAGGGATTAATTTACGCGTACCACAAAGTGCAAGTAGCACGACAAACACCCTTTTTTAATGAGTGTGGTATATGTAGTTATGGGCGTTTCTGGCTGTGGTAAAACCACTATAGGTAAAAAACTTGCGGCAGCTCTAAACCTACCATTTTATGATGCCGACGATTTTCACCCACAAGCAAATATTGATAAAATGACTTCTGGGAAACCTTTACAAGACAGTGATAGGTGGCCGTGGCTGGATGCGCTAGCGATTAAAATAAATACGTGGTCACAGGCTGAAGGTGCGGTTCTAGCGTGCTCTGCTCTCAAGGAGGTGTACAGGGAGCGATTGTATAGTGATAACGTTTTCGCGAAAGCAAAACAAAACTTTGTCTATCTTGATGCGAGTTTTGGGACTATAAGCAAGCGACTTGCATCAAGGCAAAATCACTTTTTTAATCCCTCGTTATTACAATCACAATATGACACACTTGAAGTTCCGACATACGGCATAAAAGTATCTGTTGCCCAAAGTACAGATCAAATACTTACAGACATTTTAAAAGAAATAGAAGCATAATTTATGGATTACCAACTACTCTTTGCTGTTATAATAGGCATCTCAATATTACTATTTCTTATTTTAAAATTAAAAATGCAAGCCTTTCTTGCATTGCTTATCACGTGTATTGCCGTGGGAGTTATTGCTGGAATGCAACCATCGTCTATACTAGATTCTGTAAAGAATGGAATGGGCGGGACTCTTGGTTTTGTTGCCACTGTGGTAGGTCTAGGAGCTTTATTTGGAGCCATACTAGAACGTTCTGGTGGTGCTCAAAGGCTCGCAGCATCTTTGTTGAATAAATTTGGAATAGAAAAGTCTCCTTGGGCAGTAATGCTTACAGGTTTCTTTGTAGCGATACCCGTATTTTTTGATGTGGCATTTATTATACTTATCCCCATCATCTATGCATTACAAAAGAAAACAGGGAAGTCATTACTGTTGTATGCTATACCCTTACTTGCAGGACTTGCAATCACACATACATTTATACCACCTACACCAGGTCCCATAGCCGTTGCCGAAATTTTAGGAGCAGATTTAGGTTATGTCATTATCTTTGGTTTTATAGCGGGTATACCTTCTGCTATAATTGCTGGGCCTATGCTTGCAAA harbors:
- a CDS encoding gluconokinase; amino-acid sequence: MSVVYVVMGVSGCGKTTIGKKLAAALNLPFYDADDFHPQANIDKMTSGKPLQDSDRWPWLDALAIKINTWSQAEGAVLACSALKEVYRERLYSDNVFAKAKQNFVYLDASFGTISKRLASRQNHFFNPSLLQSQYDTLEVPTYGIKVSVAQSTDQILTDILKEIEA